GTTCCTGAGAACAACTTGCACTGCAAATCTGGACGTATCATCGAACACACCAGACTGtgttcatttttactttatctgttgttatttcttttgttttgatttgtttttcttttttgggatTGTATGAAACATGCAAAAATTTGTGAACTGTGTTCAAAATTGACATATGCATTTTAGactattttaaaaatgatagattacacatattttctttaatctttattttgagagaaaaaaacaaatgtatcatATATTTTTAGTTATGTCAAAAAAAGGCAAGTagacttaacaaaaaaaaaaagaaaatccccgTCTTCTTCTTACGTACATATACCTCTCAATCTGTAATCAGAGGCAGTATTGAATGGAATAAATTTGCCCCCCGAGTGTTTACTGTTGCACCCTCTGCTGGTGTGGAGTGATTCTGCACCGTGGCATGCGACACAGGTCGATCTGGGATGCGTTCTAATACTCTCAGtgagctccttttttttcccctcatctctGACGACTTAACGTCGGAGTGGGGAATCCAAGAGACGAGGAAGCATTTTGTGTATGTGATTGGATTGTGGCCTCCGTCCTGTGCGGGTCATTTTTGAGACGCAGCAGCGGTCGTCGGTACGTCACGCGTGCCGTCACGAGGACTCTCACTGTAAAGCACTCTCAAGTATACGCTGgatgttctgtgtgttgtttatttccAAAAGTGACTGTATCTTAATCCATTGTGGCATTAACAaagtgttgaaagaaaaaataaagatgactacgacacatcaaaaacaaaaagggaacgTGGATAAATAATGTCTGCTAAAGTGTTCACAATGAcggctgtgttgtttttttctctttgggtTGTTATGGATGGCATCgttcctccctcccctcacccccaccctcacccccaCCTGCATGTGAGTCCAAATGAGATGcaataaaagacaaatacacTGATCCAAACCTCCCTCACGGCTCGTCacttctctctgtcctgcttcTTTCGGCTCGTTGTTTGAAAGATTTCAGCATCTTTATATAGTTTTTCAACACAAGTTCATTTCTGTCGacaggtgtttctgtgtgtttgtggcatgAACACAAATTACAACACAAAGTTATTGTTACTCGCCTCGAATACatcagaaaagtgtttttttttttacttgtgtgtgCTACTGAAAGGcaacaaagacattttacaacacatgtaggttttttgactttttcttttacataatTACAGTTTCAGAGTTATATAAATTAGGTGTCAAACAACTGTGGTGGTTAGAAAAAGTGAATTCCTCTCAAAAAAGAGTTTACCGCATGTGATTTAGAGTCTCTCAATAAACTGATCCAGAGCCAGAGACATGTGCAGTGTTCTTTGATTATATGTCTGCTGATATGATCTCAGATCAGTGTTCCCAGGCCAGTATGTATAAAGCTGTGAGTCAAAGAGTGACATATTGGTCTTAAGTTAAACTTAAAAAATTACACAGTTTTCCTGTTATTCTTAAAGTCAAGTGCCTGAAGACTTGAGGTTGCAGTcaaatagttgttttttctcctaACTGAGTGAAAAAACCTGATGAGAGCTGGTTGAATTCTCTAAATACAAAGAAATTGTTGCTTCAGTGATTCCTTTCCCATCTCCTTGATTCCTTGTAGCCCAAAGTGAAAGTGCAGTCAGCTTCCCCTTCACACCTTTTCTTGATTTTTTCCATCGAGGTCGaggaaataaagtgttttttttaactatttgaCCACAGCCCAGGTCTCTGAAAGTTCAGCAGTGACGATCAGAGGCAGCGGCTTcacacttttcatattttggaaGCGTGTGATGATAAATTAATTAAGACACGTCCGACCCTAACAACACATCCTGACACAACATGGAAGTcgctcctcatctctgcaggaggacagaggcTTCAGGCTACGTTAGGCACAACTAGCGTTCAAATTGCAtgctgggtaatgtaggcgaGAGGCCTTTGACAAGGAATATGAAggatttctgtttttgctgcatCAATTCTGATTGATTATTAGATCCATGTACAATGGATTGTAGCATAAGAgcttcagacagagagagagttttgGTTAGACAACACTGCAGTCTTTACTAAAAGTTAGTGTTTGTAAGAAGCCCTACCTTTACTACAAAGTGTTCAACTCTTGAGCTCAAAGTTTTGGACCATTCTTACGACTATGCTTTTTGGAAGTTTTATACATACAGGCCCAGATCTCTGAGTGTCTTTGGtgaaaaacaggtgtttttaaaaatagatcaTCACTTTACAGTCAAATCTCTTTACAGAGACTGGGATCTCCATGGATCCAGTGGCAGATCTGGGCGTATTTGGGTGGAGTAATCCTCACAGCCACATTAAAGTCCCTCTGcccgccctcctccacctccacccactGGTGCCCTGAAAACACGCCAATAACCCTTCGCTGCCACTTCCCCTTCTTGCCTGCGTCTCCATCTTCCCGCCTCAGACGGATGTAAACGCCTGCGCCTGTAGCGCCCGACTGCGCGTCACAGTGCTGGTACATCAAGTCGTCCGACTCGTTCACCACCGAGCAGAAACGGTACACCACCATCTCGTCCCTGCGCCCGTCCAGCAGGCTTTTGTCGGCGTCGTAGCCTGAGAAGTGGATCCGAGCCAGCGGGGTGGAGGGTGGCGCCACCCCGAGCTCCATGTGCTTTTGTTTGACGGGTCGTTTCAGCTCCAGGACGGCATAGTCGTAGTCTGTGGACACTGAGTTGGTGGAGCTCTTGGTTTGGATCCAACCCTGTGGGATTCGGGTTTGTTTGACTCGAGCCCAACGGACGACGGGTTTCTTCTTGGGCTCAGCACTGCGACGTATCCGGTTGAGACTGTTCCGTttccctccaccccctcctccgtctctctccgaCTCTACACCTCCCTGATCAGCTACACCCCCTTTCCTCCCCCTGCGCCTCCTGCCTTtgcctccctttctccctcccgCCCCATCTCCATCTATACTATTCTGATCCTCACCTTCCTCCATTatctccccctcttctctcctcccagccctcctccaccctgccctCCTCCTACCCGCTCTTCTTCTCTTACTCTTGAGCTGTAACACCCCTACTTTAATCCTTCTGGCGCTCTCGAGGTAGTCCCTCCCGTCGTGGATgcagtgtgctgctgtcagcacGTGTCTGGGGGATATCAGGACCCCGGAGCAGCCCGTGGAGAGACGTACGGCGGCAGAAAATGGGTAGTTGGTGATGAAATGCGAGTCAGAGATCACAAAGCGCCCATCCGCTCCATAAACCTGCCGTTTCCTGCGGGTTCGGGCCGGTGAGTGTGCCGCTGCTCCCGTCTGGTTAAAACCCTCCAAGCTGACATCCGTGTGCATGCGAGTGCCGTTCTCATACAAGGTCTCATATCCCAGCATCCTCTCTTGCTCGCCCCGGTCCAGAGCCGGGTGGCGGCTTTGACATTCTATCCCACAGATCGTCTTCGTCCCTCCtctgtcctcgtcctcctcctgccctctgAACAAAGGAGCGTTCAGAGGCTGTGTGTCGGTGTCCAGCAGCAGCGGGAGGCTCTGCCGGCTCCACCTGTACGCCTCGCTGTTCTCATCCTGACCAGCAACTCCAGAAACTGAGAGggcagctgcacagagcagcagaccCAGGAAGTGACTGAGAGCCATCCCACTGGAagcaaagagacacagagagggaaatgaCTAAAACCAAGATGCACGTAAGGCTGAAACACAGGGAGGATTCTTGATTTTTGGGGGGccatgtgcaaaatgtaagcTAATCGATTGGTATTTGCCCGGACCGGGACAGAACAGCACAGTCTCCTAGAACACTGAGGCTATTTTGATGAAGGAAATACAATAGGGAGAGGGTTTTCTTAGTGATTGCTGAGCTAACTTCATTCAGCAGTGTTAGAACTTTCTTTTGCAACAAAACTGCGGTATCTTTCTACCAGGAAACTccgtaaatcacctctgtactgtatctgaCCTCCGTCATCGTGCTCAGAAACCATGTATGGTCAGCAACTTATTACAAGTAAAGAAAAAACTAATCTACTACATCTCAAATACAAGTCTGACATCTCGTGTAGATTGCATCAATATAAACCTACAGAAAATGccaaaattataaaataaatgggAAACACTGGGGCTCTCctgcatcaaaaacaaaacatacaggaTTCACAGAATCTGTATTATaacatttgcaaatgtgtgtaaatgagaaTGATTCTGTATTTTCATTCCATTTTTACTTCAATATAAGGAACTAATTAGTTAAGGAATAAAACAATAGCTGACTTAACATATAAAGATTCCTTTCCCCTTGAAATGAAGGATGAATAAATTAGGTCAGATCATCACTACAGTACACTGTTTGGGGAGCTCGTTGTGGGTTTAGTGGCCTTATAAAATCATATTGTGAACATACAAACAATTATTACGTTTATGTTATGActcaaaaaaatgttctgatcatgatgatgtgacatttgtggggttttattacatttggAGAACAAGACTTGTCGGTCGGCACCACTGCTGCACCTCATTTTaatactttgttgcacattttacatttgcttttttatcAAGAAATTGCAGCTCCAAAAATTTGGATAACATCTCTGATAACCACACCTTCCATTTTTGATATCAGACAAAGTAGAGCTGTGCTCAGTTTGCTGTTATACATAATGTGACCAGCAGAGGGGGCACAAGATCAGTTAAGGAGCACAGTGTGATAGATGGCTGggatattttactttaaattgttTGAATTTGTCTGCAAATCTAATAAATACAATCTAGAATTCAAAACGAAGAAACACTCTTGTTGTTACATGCAACAGCTTACTTTAGTTGTTATTCTAATGGCACAAAGATCATTTTTTACATCAGAATCAACTATTTTCTGTTGTGATCTgatattattttctttgcatATTCAAAGGGTTGTGCATCTCAACAActcaaaataaaggtaaaaggtaaaaaaaaaaaaaaaagttataaaataacagattttgtaacaaacattttattttggaaaaggagaagcaaagacaaaactgtCCTACCTGTAAACattcaagaaagaaagaataagcaaagaaaaaaaaataaacttccGGACACTGTTCTCTCCTTCTCATCAACAAAAAATCGTCTCTATCCAAGCGGCTTCCAGCAGACTGGCTCCCATCGTTTCATGGgctccaagaaaaaaaaaagaaagaagaagaagagggagaagctgTGTGCTGAGATCCTCTCTACAACCTGCATCCCACTCTGATGCAGAAAAAAGTGACGAGCACGCaggcagacagggaggaggggggaggaggaggaggaggaggaggagggggaggaggggggtcgaGCATGAACGAAGGTTTCAATCATGTGATGACGTCACACACTTCAGCCATGTGGACACATTTTTAAGGGTTATTTTTTCCCATGGATTATGCAAATATTGTGATGACGTCAGAGCAGCAGGTACAGAACAGTGACGCCTCCAATGTAAAGAAACAGATTTAGATGTAAAGTTGTGTGCAGACAAAGTGTTGCCTTTGAGTGCATGTTTACCACAAACTTTTGCAGTCAGAGTGTATGTTTAGATTTGTGtaaggtgacacacacacacacacacggcaatCAAATGCTCAATTACTGCTGTTACTTGACTGTGCTTGAATCACCTTGAATTTGCAAACATACACGCTGAGATTCAACTTGGCCTTCTGGAGCGTTCAGTCTGATTTTCCTCAGCGCATGGCATTTAAAAGACTGCCACTTTCTTTGCTGCTGTTTCTCCAAAATCATCGTGAGTCCTTGGCCAACTGCTCTCCCTGAGGTCAAGGGTGAGCTGTGTATCTCAAACTTCAAGACAATATGGACAGGAAgtcaccaaaaacaaaagacgaATTTGAAGATCTACAGCTCTTTAGGTAGCCAAGGTcaatctgctgctgatgaagatcgAGTGTATCGATTGACTGAAAGCTTCAGAGCAGTTTCCTAACAGCTTCTAAATGCTAATCTTTCAAAAATGTACACCCTGCATTTGAGTGAAgtgtatgttgttttattttaaatgaacatgaacatacaTTTAGATTATCGTGCAGGAAATCCTTTAAGTTCcgtcactgcagctgcagatcTAGATATGAAAaccatttcacatttttacttcCCTGGAGGTGGGTTAGTGTTAGGTGATG
This region of Acanthopagrus latus isolate v.2019 chromosome 22, fAcaLat1.1, whole genome shotgun sequence genomic DNA includes:
- the LOC119012476 gene encoding serine protease 23-like; protein product: MALSHFLGLLLCAAALSVSGVAGQDENSEAYRWSRQSLPLLLDTDTQPLNAPLFRGQEEDEDRGGTKTICGIECQSRHPALDRGEQERMLGYETLYENGTRMHTDVSLEGFNQTGAAAHSPARTRRKRQVYGADGRFVISDSHFITNYPFSAAVRLSTGCSGVLISPRHVLTAAHCIHDGRDYLESARRIKVGVLQLKSKRRRAGRRRAGWRRAGRREEGEIMEEGEDQNSIDGDGAGGRKGGKGRRRRGRKGGVADQGGVESERDGGGGGGKRNSLNRIRRSAEPKKKPVVRWARVKQTRIPQGWIQTKSSTNSVSTDYDYAVLELKRPVKQKHMELGVAPPSTPLARIHFSGYDADKSLLDGRRDEMVVYRFCSVVNESDDLMYQHCDAQSGATGAGVYIRLRREDGDAGKKGKWQRRVIGVFSGHQWVEVEEGGQRDFNVAVRITPPKYAQICHWIHGDPSLCKEI